CTGGAATGAGGAAATGGGGAAAAAACAAACTCAACATTTCCTCTTTTTTTATAGGAATAATCCACAATCTCCAAATTCATCACCCTCTCAAGTGTAAAACACTCTGTACAGGATTCAAGTGTGAATGTGCTGGAAACAATTAATCACTAGTTATTTTTATGAAAATCCTGCGGGTTCTCGGACCATCAAACTCGCAAAAATAAATTCCCTGCCATCTTCCAAGTACGAGACGGCCGTCTGCTATCATGATTTGCTCGGATGCTCCGACGGTACTTGCTTTCATGTGAGCTGCTGTATTTCCTTCCATATGGCGGTCTGAATCCATTTCCCAAGGGAATACGGCATTGAATCTTTCAATCATGTCTCTTTTTACATCGGGATCGGCATTTTCATTGATGGTGATTCCGGCTGTCGTATGAGGGCAGTAGACAAAGACAAAGCCAGATTTCGTGCCGGACTTGGTTACCTCCTCCTGAACAAGCTCTGTAATCTCTTTAAATTCATCGTGCTCCCTTGTCTCTATTGTATGAGTGATCATGAGAAAACTCCTTTTCCAAGTTTTAAACTACTCATTGTTTATTTAATATCACAGTGGGAGAATGTTTAAACGGAAACTATTATTAATTGATAGCTTCAAATTGGAATGAGTATGGCTGATTTCCGCAGCAGGACTCGCTTTCCGCGGAAAGGGAGTATCCTGCAGCGGAAATCAGCCAAACCTATTATTTTTCAAAGAACTTAGTTCAAAACATCCTTGAGATAAACATACAGAATCAAGATCCCTCATGCTTACTCCTATACCTACTTTAAATCCGTTAGTTCAACAAAATCCCACTCTTAAACCCACTCTTTTCCATAATCACGAATGAATTGAAGGTCCTCTTGATAATGTTGATAATGTCCTTCATCAATCATTTTTTGGAACGCCATATCGCCTTCTTTGGCTTTCCTTTGCATGGTTTTACATAATCCTTCTACTCGCAGCAATACCATCTTTAAAAACCCTGTTTTCATTCCCTCTATGCCATAGGAATCAAAAAATTTCTCAATTCTATGTTTTATCCGTTCACTATCCTTTAGCGGGTCGTAATAAACGGCCTCACCAGCTTCCGTATGATGCAATCTGCTTAAAGGGACGCACGTGTAAAGAGTATAGGCGATATCCCAAAGTCTAGGACCAGGAGCAGCCAGATCGAAGTCAATCACACCTGTTGGTTTTTCTTGACGAAAAATAATGTTATAGATGGCAAAGTCATTATGGCACATCACCTCAAAGGGCTGCGGGGTGTTATCGATAGGCTGCCAGGATTCTTTTATCGGAAAGTCACTTACCGCATCATGATAGCGGCGAAGCATCTTTGCAATTTCTTTTAAAGCCTCATCCGACCACATATATTTCTTTAACGGATAATTCCCGGCTTCTCCTTCAATAAAGGATAAAATCTCTCTGCCTTTTTCATCAATACCCAGAAACTTTGGCACACCGTTCAAGCCTTTGCTTTCAAGGTGATTGAGCAATGTATGAACTTTTACACTATCAGGCTTTAATTCTCGTCGAACAGTAAGCCCCAGCCGATATACGCTGGAGACATTCCCTCCTGTTAGCTTTTCTTCGCTGCCGTACTGACTATCCATTAAAATTCCCCCAATTTAGGGACTGTATGATTGTGTCAATAGAGATGAATTCACCCAAAAATAAAAGCAGATATACAAAGGTATCTGCTCGGCATTTGGAATATAATTGTCCACACCATGTGTCCCTTGAATGATTTAAGATCGACAAATAAACGCATCCTTAAAGCAAAGGACTGCAATTGTCTCTATCTAATTAACGATCATTTCAAGGCATTCCACATATGAACAGATTCCCCTCTCTTTACATCTCTAATTATATATTACCAAATATCACCAAAATAATCATGTGAAATTTAAACATAGCCTATCATATTTTTTAAGTAATCTATTTTTCTTAAATCTTTATAATTATTTTTGTCTGCCCGGTAACTATCCTTTGAAGAAGATTTGTAAACATTCAAATACTGCGAAGGATTTAGTAAATAATACTTTGCGTTCCCCATTTGATGTATTTCTAAATCTTCTAATTGTACCCCTGCGAAATTTGGTAAAGTGTCGATAATACCAAATTCAACTGATAATCCCTCTTTATAGAACCCGTGCTCATGCAAGTCAATTAGGCTGTACTCCATTAAGGTCATGATTTTCACAATATCCATCCAGTTATGTATAGATCGTTCCGGCGGCACTTCCCATCCTCTTTTATCGCCTGGTACATGAATGTCTATGTCTTGAGCATCCCAGCTCTCCCCCGTAATCACTTCTAAACCAACCGATCCCATTAACAACGGAATAACCTCAATTTCATTTAGTTTTTTGGAAATTTTAATGAACTCATTAAACTTGTGATTATCTATTTCCCCCACCACTTTCAGCTTCATTTAATTGAAGTTTATCATACGCTTCTGCAATTGGAATTATATCCCTATACCTTATTGTTAATATTCAGGTAATCACCCGTTTGAAAATGGATGGTTGTTTAATCCACGCTTTTTTATCATTCAAGAAGAATGGGAACAGATGTTAAAAGGTGCTTCGGAACACCTTGCTGTCTAATAAGTCCTGCTCAGAGAAAATGATTTAAATTGTCCTCACCCCTGGGATTCTGTATGGCCATTCCGGGGGTTTTTTAAATATGGCTATGTTAAAGCAAGAATTATGCTGATTTTTAACCCCTATTAATTGGAGCGGAAGGCATGAGGCTCACCGCCCCCAAAGGATAAGCGAACGCCTGCAAGGGAAATCAACAGCCAAGTTTAACAGAGCTTTTAAAAAAGTAATTCGAACAATTATGGGTTAGGCTGATTGGAGCGGAAGGTGCGACACTCCTGCGGGAGCAGCGGGACAGGTGAGACCCCGCAGGCGCTTGCGCCGCGGAGGCTCACCGCCCGCCCCGCGGAAAGGGAGTATCCTGCAGCGGAAATCAGCCAAAACCAAACTTATTTGTAGCCAAGAAAAAGACACCCGCCACATAATCGAGTGTCTTTCCAATTAATCCATTTCGCTTGCCGGAATTAATATTTGTCCATTCAAGTCCCGCTGCAGGAGGGTTTGAAGAATGAGTTTTGATAAAAGGCTCGGCTGATAGGGCTTAACTAGATAATCGCTTGCCCCAAGCTGAATTCCTTTTTCTTTCTCTTCAAGGGCCGATGAAATGAAGATCGGCACCTGTTTCAACTTTTCACATCCCTTTACTTCTTCAAGCACATCCCATCCGGTGTAGGACGGGTCATCGAGCATAATATCCAAAACGAC
The Metabacillus sp. FJAT-52054 genome window above contains:
- a CDS encoding phosphotransferase, which gives rise to MDSQYGSEEKLTGGNVSSVYRLGLTVRRELKPDSVKVHTLLNHLESKGLNGVPKFLGIDEKGREILSFIEGEAGNYPLKKYMWSDEALKEIAKMLRRYHDAVSDFPIKESWQPIDNTPQPFEVMCHNDFAIYNIIFRQEKPTGVIDFDLAAPGPRLWDIAYTLYTCVPLSRLHHTEAGEAVYYDPLKDSERIKHRIEKFFDSYGIEGMKTGFLKMVLLRVEGLCKTMQRKAKEGDMAFQKMIDEGHYQHYQEDLQFIRDYGKEWV
- a CDS encoding secondary thiamine-phosphate synthase enzyme YjbQ; its protein translation is MITHTIETREHDEFKEITELVQEEVTKSGTKSGFVFVYCPHTTAGITINENADPDVKRDMIERFNAVFPWEMDSDRHMEGNTAAHMKASTVGASEQIMIADGRLVLGRWQGIYFCEFDGPRTRRIFIKITSD
- a CDS encoding phosphoribosylanthranilate isomerase, giving the protein MDNHKFNEFIKISKKLNEIEVIPLLMGSVGLEVITGESWDAQDIDIHVPGDKRGWEVPPERSIHNWMDIVKIMTLMEYSLIDLHEHGFYKEGLSVEFGIIDTLPNFAGVQLEDLEIHQMGNAKYYLLNPSQYLNVYKSSSKDSYRADKNNYKDLRKIDYLKNMIGYV